From Patulibacter sp. SYSU D01012:
GCGACCGTCCGGTTCGAGGCGGTGAAGAACGCCGGCCGCTGGACGGCGCTCGCCCTCGACATGCCGGCCGCCGGCACCCCGCCGTGGTCGCAGGCCGCGCTGCGCTCGCAGTCGTCCGCGACGAACGGCACGGAGTTCGCCCGCCGCACCGCCGACAACCAGTGGGTCGTCCCGAACACGGCCCCCGCGCCGACCGACGCCGGCGTCGGCAAGGACGTCAAGGTCGCGATCGAGGTCCACGGCAACGAGGCCACGTGGTTCTTCGACGGCAAGGAGACGCAGCGCACGAAGACGCTGCAGCGCAGCGACGACGGAGGGCTCGGGCTCGTGCTCACGGACGCCACGGTCTCGTACGACGACATCCGCGTCACCCGGCTCGCGCGGCCGTCGCTCGTCCTGCCCAACGACGAGAAGACCGTCCCGCGCGTCGTCGCGCACCGCGGCTACTCGGCGATCGCCCCGGAGAACACGATCCCGGCGATGGTGCTGGGCGACAAGGCCGGCGCGGACTGGGTCGAGATCGACGTCGACTCCAGCAAGGACGGCGTCACGTACGTGCTGCACGACGACACGGTCGACCGCACCACCGACGGCACCGGGCGCGTCCGCGACCTGGACTCCAGCGTCCTGGACGCCCTGGACGCGGGGTCGTGGTTCTCCCCCGCGTTCGCGGGCACGACGCTGCCGCGGCACACGGCGCTGCTGCAGGCCGTGAAGGGCGGCTCGGCGCAGCTGCTGCTCGAGGTGAAGGGCACGCAGACGAAGGACGAGGTCGCGCGGTACATCCAGGAGGTGCGCGACGCCGGCATGTTCGACCGGACGATCCTGCAGAGCTTCAACCTGACGACGCTCGAGTACGCCCGCGAGATCGCCCCGGACCTGCCGATCGCGATCCTGCGCAGCACCCTGGACGCCGACCCCGTCGCGCTGGCGAAGCAGTACGGCGCCGTGGCGTACAACCCCAGCTGGGGCGCCATCAAGGACCGCCCGGACGCCATCGCGGCGCTGAACGCCGCGGGCGTGGCGGTCATGCCGTACACCGTGGACGACGCGACGTCGTGGTCCGCCATGCGCGCCGCGGGCGTCGACGCGATCATCACCAACCGCGCGGGCGAGCTGGCCGGCTGGAACGCCCGCTACCTGCAGGCCCCGGGCGGCACCCCCACCGAGCCCGGCACCGGCGTGCCCGGACCGCAGGGTCCCGAGGGCCCGAAGGGCGACCCGGAGACGCAGGGCGAGAAGGGCGAGAAGGGCGACCGCGGCGAGCAGGGCCTGGCCGGCGTCGCCGGGCCGGCCGGCGCGGCCGGCCCCGCCGGCGTCGCCGGGCCCAAGGGCGAGCGCGGCGAGCGGGGGCGCGACGCCCGCGTGACCTGCCGCGTCGTCGGTGCGCGCCGGACGCGGATCCGCTGCGCCGTCCAGGGCGTCAGCCGGTCGGCCTCGATCCGCCTGACCCGCGGGGGCCGCACGTACGCGCGCGGCACCGCCCGCCGGCTGCGGGCGACGCGGCGCCTGACGCGCGGCGTCTACACGCTGCGCTCCGAGGGCCTGACGGTCCGCGTGCGCGTCCGCTGATCGAGGCGGGACGGGTGGGCGGCCGTCTGCCGCCCGCCCGCCGCGGCGCGACGGCGATCCGTCAGACGCCGGGCAGGCCGTTGGCCTTCGCCCAGAGCAGCGCGATGAGGGTCTTGGCGTCGCTGACGGCGGCGATCGCGCCGTCCAGGTCGTCGACGGGCCAGCGGACGAGCTCGATGCGCTCGTCCTCGCCGGAGTCCGCCGTCTCCGCCGACAGCTCCCAGCCGCAGAACAGGTGGACCGTCTCGGAGAGGATCCCGACGGACGGCTGGAAGCGCACGATCGGCTGCCAGTGCGCGGCGGCGAAGCCCACCTCCTCCGCCAGCTCGCGCTTGGCCGTGTCCAGCGGCGCCTCGCCGTCCTTGTCCAGGCGCCCGGCGGGGATCTCGAGCGAGTCCGGGTCGCCGATGGCCTCGCGCGGCTGGCGCGTGAGCAGCAGGTGGGTGCCGTCGTGGACGAGCATCCCGACCGCGCCGGTGGTGCGGACGATCTCGCGCTTGGCCTCGGCGCCGTCCTCGAAGCGGAACGTGTCCTCGACGAGGGTCAGCACGCGGCCCTCGTGGATCACGGTCTCGTCGACGAGCGCGAAGCGGCGCTGCTCGGGGGTGCTCGACGGATCGGTCATGGGGCTCCTCGGGTCGGGACGACGGGCCCCCAGGGTTGCAGACCGGCGCCCGCCGGCGTGGGTGCCGCCCGCCCCGCGGTGGGCGCGGACGAGCCTGCCGCCGCCCCCGCGGACGGCTCAGGCCTGCGGGGCGGCGCCGTGCTCGGCGAGCAGCGCGAGCACCAGCTCGAGCGTCGCCTCCAGGTCGGCGGCGGCGATCCGCTCGCCGGGCTCGTGGGCGCGCTCGTTGCCGCCGGCCAGGTTGACCGTCGGCAGTCCGCGGGCGTTGAGGACGTTGGCGTCGCTGCCGCCGTGGTCGGCGAACGGCCGCGGCGTCGCGCCGATCCGCTCGAGCGCCGCGCGGGCCGTCCGCACGGCCGGGGACGCCTCGCGGTGACGGTACGGCGCGAAGCGGCGCTCCAGGACCAGGTCCAGGTCCACGGACTCGCCGGCGACGTGCGCCGCGTCGTGGAGCGTCGCCTCGACCGTGCCGGCCAGGTCCGCCAGGACGGCCTCGTCGAGCGCGCGGAGCTCGCCGAGCACCAGGCACGCGTCGGGGACGACGTTCGTCACCGGCTCGCCGCCCTGGACGTGGCCGACGTTGATCGTGGCCCCGTCGCCGACCCGGCCCTGCGGCAGCGCGGCGATCCCGCGCGCCGCGGCCCGGACCGCGCTGCGGCCGTCCTCGGGCGCCACGCCCGCGTGGGCGGCGCGCCCCCGGTACCGCGCCTCGAAGCGAACGTGGCCCGGCGCGGCCGCGACGAGGCCGCCGAGCGGCGACGGGTGGTCGATGACGAAGCCGACGCCGGCCCGCAGCCGGGAGCGGTCGAACGCCTGGATCCCCTGCAGCTGCGTCTCCTCGGCCACCGTGAGCAGCAGCTCGACGTCCATCGGCGCGGGGTCGCGCGCCAGCCGCTCGGCGACGACCAGGAACGCCGCGACCGTCGCCTTGTTGTCGGCGCCGAGCACGCCGCCGAGGGCGTCGCGCCAGACGCCCTCGTCGTCGAGCGTCGGCTCGATCCGCGTCCCCACCGGGACGGTGTCCAGGTGCGCGCAGAGCAGCAGCGGCTCGTGCGCCGCCGCGGTCGCGGGGTCGCCGGGGATGCGGCACAGCAGGTTGCCGGCGTCGCCGCCGAGCTCGGTGGCGGCGTCGTCCTCGTCGACGTCCAGGCCGACGGACCGCAGCACGTCGAGCGCGACGTCGGCCGCCGCCCGTTCGCGGCCCGTCGGCGTGACGGCGGCGCAGAGCCGCGCGAACAGGTCGGCGAGCCGCTCCCGCTCCGCGGCCGTCGCCGCGGGCGGGTGGGTCGGGACGCCGTCCGGCGTCATCCCGGCGCGCTAGGCCCGGGCGTCCGTCAGTGCGGCGACGCCGTCCTGCGTGGCGCCGGCGCCGTCGCGCTCGGCGGCGCGGCGGTGCGCCGTGGCGACGAAGCCCTGGAAGATCGGCGAGGGCCGCTCGGGCCGGCTCTTGAACTCCGGGTGCGCCTGCGCGGCCACGAAGAACGGGTGCTCGGGCAGCTCGATCGCCTCGACCAGGCGGCCGTCGGGCGAGGTCCCGCCGACGACCAGGCCGGCGCCCTCGAGCTTCTTGCGGAGCGTGATCGACACCTCGTAGCGATGGCGGTGCCGCTCGTAGATCGTCTCCTCGCCGTAGAGCTCGCGGATGCGGGTGCCCGGCTGCAGCTTGATCGGGTCCGAGCCCAGGCGCATCGTGCCGCCGAGGTCGCGGACCTCCTTCTGCTCGGGCAGCAGGTCGATGACGGGCCACTCCGTCTCGGGGTCGAACTCGGTGGAGTTGGCGCCCGGCATGCCGGCCACGTGGCGGGCGAACTCCGCGGTCGCGATCTGCATGCCCAGGCAGATGCCCAGGTACGGGATGCGCTCCTC
This genomic window contains:
- a CDS encoding NUDIX hydrolase; translation: MTDPSSTPEQRRFALVDETVIHEGRVLTLVEDTFRFEDGAEAKREIVRTTGAVGMLVHDGTHLLLTRQPREAIGDPDSLEIPAGRLDKDGEAPLDTAKRELAEEVGFAAAHWQPIVRFQPSVGILSETVHLFCGWELSAETADSGEDERIELVRWPVDDLDGAIAAVSDAKTLIALLWAKANGLPGV
- a CDS encoding M20/M25/M40 family metallo-hydrolase; amino-acid sequence: MTPDGVPTHPPAATAAERERLADLFARLCAAVTPTGRERAAADVALDVLRSVGLDVDEDDAATELGGDAGNLLCRIPGDPATAAAHEPLLLCAHLDTVPVGTRIEPTLDDEGVWRDALGGVLGADNKATVAAFLVVAERLARDPAPMDVELLLTVAEETQLQGIQAFDRSRLRAGVGFVIDHPSPLGGLVAAAPGHVRFEARYRGRAAHAGVAPEDGRSAVRAAARGIAALPQGRVGDGATINVGHVQGGEPVTNVVPDACLVLGELRALDEAVLADLAGTVEATLHDAAHVAGESVDLDLVLERRFAPYRHREASPAVRTARAALERIGATPRPFADHGGSDANVLNARGLPTVNLAGGNERAHEPGERIAAADLEATLELVLALLAEHGAAPQA
- a CDS encoding glycerophosphodiester phosphodiesterase family protein encodes the protein MLSPRLSAAVAAAVLAGLGAAVPTAAPAADVPAGDVVLSESFSGDALPAGWTPVAGDWKVQDGRLVGTSGADLGRITFGPHLRDYRIEATVRFEAVKNAGRWTALALDMPAAGTPPWSQAALRSQSSATNGTEFARRTADNQWVVPNTAPAPTDAGVGKDVKVAIEVHGNEATWFFDGKETQRTKTLQRSDDGGLGLVLTDATVSYDDIRVTRLARPSLVLPNDEKTVPRVVAHRGYSAIAPENTIPAMVLGDKAGADWVEIDVDSSKDGVTYVLHDDTVDRTTDGTGRVRDLDSSVLDALDAGSWFSPAFAGTTLPRHTALLQAVKGGSAQLLLEVKGTQTKDEVARYIQEVRDAGMFDRTILQSFNLTTLEYAREIAPDLPIAILRSTLDADPVALAKQYGAVAYNPSWGAIKDRPDAIAALNAAGVAVMPYTVDDATSWSAMRAAGVDAIITNRAGELAGWNARYLQAPGGTPTEPGTGVPGPQGPEGPKGDPETQGEKGEKGDRGEQGLAGVAGPAGAAGPAGVAGPKGERGERGRDARVTCRVVGARRTRIRCAVQGVSRSASIRLTRGGRTYARGTARRLRATRRLTRGVYTLRSEGLTVRVRVR